CGGCCGCGTCCGGCAGATCCGGCGGACGAGCCCGAGCTGGGGTACCGGCTGCACCAGAAGGCGTGGGGCCAGGGCTACGGCACCGAGGGTTCGGCGGCTTTGCTCGCGAAGGGCTTCACCGAGCTGGGGGTCCGGCGCGTCACGGCGTTCACGATGACGGTGAACCACCGCTCGCGCCGCGTCATGGAAAAGCTGGGGATGACGTTCCTCCGCACGTTCTTCGAAGAGTTCCCCGAGCACGAACGAGCCCCGGGCAGCGAACAAGGCGAAGTCGCGTACGCGATAACCCGCGAAGAGTGGCTGGCCCGCAACGGTTCCTGAAGGGTCCGGTCAGGCGGTGATCCAGTGGTCGCCCACGGAACTTGGGGCGGCTTCGCCGTTGGTCTGGTCTGCCAGCCAGCTTTCGAAAGCTTCAACCTGGCCCGGCTCGAGGCCGGTCTCGAAGTGGGCTCGCTCCTCGAAGCGGGTCGCATGGAGGAGGTACGGCGACGCGCGCAGGTCGTTCTCCAGCCGGCCCGCGCGGTCGTAGCCGACCGCCACGTCGACCATGCGCAGCCGACGGTGTTCTAGTACACCAACAACTTCCAGTGCGTCCGAAACGGACTGACCGTACGCGCGGATGAGCCCGCCGACGCCCAGCAACACGCCGCCGAAGTACCGCGTCACCACCGCGACCGTGTCGGTCAGCTCGCGGCGGCGCAGCACTTCCAGCATCGGCGTGCCCGCGGTGCCCGCCGGCTCGCCGTCGTCACTGGACCGCCGAGTTCGCCCATCCGGCCCCAAAACGAAGGCGTGACAGTGGTGCCGCGCCTGCGGATCGGCGCGGCGGCGGGCCGCGATGAACTCGCGCGCGGCCTCCTCCGAGGTCACCGGAGCGAGCGCGCACAGGAAGCGGGAGCGCTTGATCTCGATCTCGTGGACGCTCGTCCGAGCCACGGAGAGATAACGATCAGCCATCGGACGAGTCCGCCATGTACCCAGCTTCCCACCCCGCGACGACGTCGCGACACGTGCCCCAGACCACTGGGGACAGACATTTCCGCAGGTCACGGCGCTGCCATACCGCCGAGCGGGAGACCCAGCCCGGCATATGGGACTACCCTGGGCGGCGTCAACGGAAGCGTGGCATTTCCCACCCGGGCACAACGACGTATGTCGATAACAGCGAATTCACACTATCGTCATAAGACCCGGCGAACCCGGGAGTAACACCGCGCGCTCCGTCCGGTCCCCACCACAGTGGCCGGTCTGTGCGCGCACGCAGAACCCGACATGTTCGGCTGCCCAGCGTCGTGCGGCCTCCCAGATGCTCCGCTTCCGGTTCCGGGCCACAGAGCCCGGCCGATCCTTCGCGGCATCTTGCACTGCGACACCACCATCGCCGACAACAGCAACTGTTCTCGACTGACCATCGCGGTACCGGACCACTTCGTTAACCGGTTCAGCAAGAACCACTCGATGGAGTGAGTACCGGTCGCGCCAACGCCTTGGGAGGCGGCCAGCCGTGACCCACCGTGCCAGTTCCCTGCCCCCGTTCGGGGAGCAGCTCAGCAACGCCGAGGCCGAGGGCCTCTACCGGAGCGACTACGAACACGACGCCTGCGGTGTCGCCTTCGTCGCCGACCTGACCGGGCGACGGGATCATTCGATCGTCGCCAAGGCCCTGGTCGCGTTGCGCAACCTGGAACATCGCGGAGCACGCGGCGCCGAACCGGACACCGGCGACGGCGCCGGACTGCTCATCCAGATCCCGGACGAGTTCTACCGCGAGGTCGTGGACTTCGAGCTCCCCGAGCCGGGTACCTACGCCGTCGGCACGGCTTTCCTGCCGCAGGACGAAAAGCGCCGCGGCCGGGCCATGACGACCATCGAGCGCATCGCGGCGGAAGAGGACATGCGCGTCCTCGGCTGGCGCGAGCTGCCGGTGCACACCGAGCACTGCGGGCCGACCGCGGCCGAGACCATGCCGCACTTCACCCAGCTGTTCCTCGCCGCGCGCCGCCCGAAACCGGAGCATTCGGACCCGCTGCACATCGAGCGCAGCGCGTTCTGCGTCCGCAAGCGCGCCGAGCACGAGCTCGTCGAGGACACCGGGGAACCGGCTGTCTACTTCGCGTCCTTGTCTTCGCGCACGATCGTCTACAAAGGAATGCTCACCGAGCCCCAGGTCGAGCGGTTCTTCGCCGACCTGACCGACGAGCGCGTCACCAGCGCCATCGGCCTGGTGCACTCGCGCTTCTCCACCAACACGTTCCCGTCGTGGCCGCTGGCGCACCCGTACCGCTACGTCGCGCACAACGGCGAGATCAACACGTTGCGCGGCAACCGCAACTGGATGGACGCCCGCGAGGCGCTGCTCGAGACCGATCTGATCCCGGGCGACCTCAAGCGGATCTACCCGGTGATCACGCGCGGCGCCAGCGACTCGGCGTCCTTCGACGAGGTCCTCGAACTGCTCCACCTCGGCGGCCGCTCGCTGCCCCACGCCGTCCTGATGATGATCCCGGAGGCCTGGGAGAACCACCAGGAGATGGACCCCGCGCGGCGCGCGTTCTACGAGTTCCACTCGACGCTGATGGAGCCGTGGGACGGCCCGGCGCTCGTCGCCTTCACCGACGGCTCCCAGATCGGTGCCGTCCTCGACCGCAACGGCCTGCGCCCCGGCCGGTACTGGGTGACCGACGACGGGCTCGTCGTGCTCGCCTCCGAAGTCGGCGTGCTCGACATCGACCCGGCGACGATCGTCCGGAAGGGGCGCCTCGAGCCCGGCCGGATGTTCCTGGTGGACACCGTCGAAGGCCGGATCATCGAGGACGAAGAGGTCAAGACCGAGCTGGCCACCGCGCACCCGTACGACGAATGGGTCGACGCCGGCCTGCTGCAGCTCGAGGACCTGCCCGAGCGCGACCGCGAAGTGCCGCTGCACGCCGCGCTCGTCCGCCGCCAGCAGGCGTTCGGTTACACCGAGGAAGAACTCGAAGCCATCCTCGAACCGATGGCCCGCAGCGGCGCGGAGCCGATCGGCTCGATGGGCAACGACTCTCCGCTCGCCACGCTGTCCAGCCGGCCACGGCTGATCTTCGACTACTTCATCCAGCTGTTCGCGCAGGTCACGAACCCGCCGCTGGACGCCATCCGCGAGGAGCTCGTCACCGCGCTCGGCGCGCAGATCGGCGCCGAACCGAACCTCCTCGACGGCAACGCCGCCAGCTGCCGCCGGATCGCGCTGCCATTCCCGGTGCTCGACAACGACCAGCTCGCCAAGCTGGTGCACGTCAACGACGACGGCGACCTGCCGGAGTTCCAGGCGGTCACCGTGCTCGGCCGCTACAACGTGCACGGCGGTGGCGACGCGCTGGTCCAGCGGCTCGACGAGATCCGCGCCGAGGTGTCGGAGGCGATCGAGGACGGCGCCCGGCTGATCGTGCTGTCCGACCGCGGCCTCGACGAGCACCACGCGCCGATCCCGTCGCTGCTGCTCACCGGCGCGGTGCACCACCACCTCGTCCGCGAAAAGACGCGCACGCAGGTCGGCCTCATCGTCGAGGCAGGCGACGCGCGCGAGGTGCACCACATCGCGTTGCTCATCGGCTACGGCGTCGCCGCGGTGAACCCGTACCTGGCGATGGCGACCGTCGAGGAGATGGCCCACCAGGGCCTGATCCCGGGGGTGACGCCGAAGCAGGCGACGCAGAACCTGATCAAGGCGCTCGGCAAGGGCGTCCGCAAGACGATGTCGAAGATGGGCGTTTCGACCGTCGCGTCCTACACCGGCGCGCAGATCTTCGAAGCGATCGGGCTCGGCGAAGAGGTCATCGAGAACTGCTTCACCGGCACGACGTCCCGCCTCGGCGGTGTCGGCTTCGAGACGCTCGCCGACGAAGTCGCGAAGCGGCACAAGTACGCGTTCCCGGCCGACGGCGTCCGCGCCGCCCACCGCGAGCTGGAGACCGGCGCGGACTACCAGTGGCGCCGC
This window of the Amycolatopsis balhimycina FH 1894 genome carries:
- a CDS encoding YigZ family protein; protein product: MADRYLSVARTSVHEIEIKRSRFLCALAPVTSEEAAREFIAARRRADPQARHHCHAFVLGPDGRTRRSSDDGEPAGTAGTPMLEVLRRRELTDTVAVVTRYFGGVLLGVGGLIRAYGQSVSDALEVVGVLEHRRLRMVDVAVGYDRAGRLENDLRASPYLLHATRFEERAHFETGLEPGQVEAFESWLADQTNGEAAPSSVGDHWITA
- a CDS encoding GNAT family N-acetyltransferase, which gives rise to MHVFLETERLILRRFTENDADALFELYDDPAVMKYLNGGLPADRTEIVTLDLPAFLGYYERFPGYGFWAAIEKRTGDFLGWFHFRPRPADPADEPELGYRLHQKAWGQGYGTEGSAALLAKGFTELGVRRVTAFTMTVNHRSRRVMEKLGMTFLRTFFEEFPEHERAPGSEQGEVAYAITREEWLARNGS
- the gltB gene encoding glutamate synthase large subunit, which produces MTHRASSLPPFGEQLSNAEAEGLYRSDYEHDACGVAFVADLTGRRDHSIVAKALVALRNLEHRGARGAEPDTGDGAGLLIQIPDEFYREVVDFELPEPGTYAVGTAFLPQDEKRRGRAMTTIERIAAEEDMRVLGWRELPVHTEHCGPTAAETMPHFTQLFLAARRPKPEHSDPLHIERSAFCVRKRAEHELVEDTGEPAVYFASLSSRTIVYKGMLTEPQVERFFADLTDERVTSAIGLVHSRFSTNTFPSWPLAHPYRYVAHNGEINTLRGNRNWMDAREALLETDLIPGDLKRIYPVITRGASDSASFDEVLELLHLGGRSLPHAVLMMIPEAWENHQEMDPARRAFYEFHSTLMEPWDGPALVAFTDGSQIGAVLDRNGLRPGRYWVTDDGLVVLASEVGVLDIDPATIVRKGRLEPGRMFLVDTVEGRIIEDEEVKTELATAHPYDEWVDAGLLQLEDLPERDREVPLHAALVRRQQAFGYTEEELEAILEPMARSGAEPIGSMGNDSPLATLSSRPRLIFDYFIQLFAQVTNPPLDAIREELVTALGAQIGAEPNLLDGNAASCRRIALPFPVLDNDQLAKLVHVNDDGDLPEFQAVTVLGRYNVHGGGDALVQRLDEIRAEVSEAIEDGARLIVLSDRGLDEHHAPIPSLLLTGAVHHHLVREKTRTQVGLIVEAGDAREVHHIALLIGYGVAAVNPYLAMATVEEMAHQGLIPGVTPKQATQNLIKALGKGVRKTMSKMGVSTVASYTGAQIFEAIGLGEEVIENCFTGTTSRLGGVGFETLADEVAKRHKYAFPADGVRAAHRELETGADYQWRREGEPHLFNPQTVFKLQHSTRAGKYDVFKEYTKAVDDQAEKLLTLRGLFDFKYGKRAPVPIEEVEPVSEIVKRFATGAISYGSISMEMHQTLAIAMNRLGGKSNTGEGGEDAERLYDPERRSAVKQVASGRFGVTSEYLVNADDIQIKMAQGAKPGEGGQLPGAKVYPWIAKTRFSTPGVGLISPPPHHDIYSIEDLAQLIHDLKNANPNARIHVKLVSEVGVGTVAAGVSKAHADVVLISGHDGGTGASPLSSIKHAGGPWELGLAETQQTLLANRLRDRIVVQTDGQLKTGRDVIVAALLGAEEFGFATAPLVVSGCIMMRVCHLDTCPVGVATQNPKLREKFSGKAEYVINFFEFIAQEVREYLAELGFRSIAEAVGHAEFLDKRKAVEHWKASGLDLSPIFHVPDVAPAGLRLQQKPQDHGLEKALDNTLIQLAEGALNSGDKVRLELPVRNVNRTVGTMLGSELTRRWGGEGLPDDTIDVTFTGTAGQSFGAFLPKGITLRLYGDGNDYVGKGLSGGRLIVRPPKEARIAAEDHIIAGNVIAYGATSGEIFIRGKVGERFCVRNSGALAVVEGVGDHGGEYMTGGRMVVLGPIGRNFAAGMSGGIAYVLDLPAHRVNPEMVDLDPLDSEDADFLRETLEKHYNETESAVARELLADWDAGVDRFGKVMPKDYKRVLAAQVQAERDGRDVNEAIMEAAHG